Genomic DNA from Haloplanus aerogenes:
TGAGGTGACGACAATTCAGCGTGAGCGTTGGCGAGACTTCTTAACAGAAATTGGATATGGAGAGATCGTTGATACGTTAGAGTGGGCGGCAGAACTGCGTGAAAGCACTGTCCCACCCCATCAAGATTACAACCACGTGAACGGTAATCTGATAGCTGTCCACGAAACGAGTCCTGCAAGCGATCTTGAACGGATGCCTGCGAGCATCCGATATGGGCCATGGGAGGGTTCAGATTTGAAGGACTGGGATACAAACGTCCCTGAGAAGATCCTGAACGCCAACGTTTCACTCGGGGATACGACACTTGAGTTGTGGAATGTGCGGGCGGTGCCGGGCAGTATGCACGGCGAGGAGAAAATCAAGATTCTGGAAAATGCGTACAATCGAATCAGGAAAGGGAGCGGCATGCCCTGTATTTTGGCGGGCGATTTCAATAGTCCGAATCGAGAGTTGGCAGATGGGACGATCATTCCTTGGCGGTACGAGGACAAAGGGGAGATCGCCGAACGGTGGGTAGAGGCTGAAATGAATATTCTACGCGGGTTAGAGGACCAGGGGATGGTAGATGTATTCCGGGAACAACACGGTTACGGCGATTTGGATATTCTGGACGTGAGTCACGCTACCCAAACGGAGGAACCGTTAGCGGTGGCACCAGCGGAGGTTGAAGGAAAGCGATTTGACCATATGATAGCTTCAACCGACCTCAATCCACAGGAGTGTTGGTACGAACATGAGGGCTTCAGTTGTAGTGACCATGCCCCTCTCATTGCGGAGTTCAGTCCGTAATCTGGAATCTCTTCGGTGACCGACTCGCACCCTGTATTCAGCATGAATGCTGAAATCTATCACCGATCGAGGATTTCGAGAATGGCTCTAGGATAACATCTGTCCTTCGCCGACCAAACTGCCGTCGACGATCAATCAGACTGCGCGCCCAACGCCTCAACCCCACCATCCCCGAGCCACTGCTGAAACGCCGCGGGCGGCTGGGACAACTCAACATCTTCGGGCGGCCGCACTACCTCGAATAGCGTCTCGGAGTCGTCTTGCCGGGGTAGCATGACGATCGGATCACCGGGCTCCAGCCCAGCGGCTTCCAATTGCCCTTTCGGTAGTGTCGTCGTGGGCGTCCCACTCCGATCTTGGATAGTGTAGATCTGGGCGTGTTGGAGTAGGTAGTAAATCTCGGCCTAGGAGTGGCCATCGATCACCGCGCTCCACCCTCGCCGTTCGGGCGCCGCCTCACCACCACGGTCCGAATCCAGATCCTCGGTCGCCATACCCACTCGTCGCCGCTACGCCCACATAAGCAATCCTACGTGTGCAGACATGTCCACGCGTAGCCACGGGTGGCCACGTATAGCCTTCCTGACAGATTATGTAAGCGAGCGCACGGTAGGCGGATGTACCGCCCCAGCGGTCGGGGCGAGTACCCCTACCTCTACGGGAGGAAACAGTAGTGAAATCGGAAGACACAGACGCCGACGCGAGTCCGCGGTGGACTCGCGAGTGGCACAACGTGCGAGGACGCACCGATGAGTAAGGGCCGTGGCTGGCATGGTGACTCCGAGGGACATCGCGAGGCCGGAAAGCGGGCCCACGAGACTCTCCTGCAGACGACCGCTCGTCGTCTGAAAGAACGCCTCCCTATCTTCGGAGGTGGTAAATGAACTCGAACGGCGAGGTGGCCGTCAAGCGAGACGGCCACGTTCACGCGGTTGCGGCGCCGGAACTGTCCGGCCCGATCAGCGTCGACGTCGACGCCGAACACGTTCAACTACCCCCAGGGACGCACGTTTCTTTTCAGGATCTCGACGAGCCTGACCACGCCGGGACAGCCGACAATCTCACGGCCGAAACGGATGGTGGCGCCGTCCCGACGCGGTCCGAAATCGAGATGCGTGGCGGCCTTGCGCTCGGCGAAGAGGCATCGGCGTACTGCATGGCGTTCACCGTCCTGGGGTTGCTCGTCGCCGGCTACACGTGGGGCAACGGCCAGGCCATCGTCTCTCTCTTCGTGGCGCTGGCATCTGTCGCCCTCGGCTGGTTCGCGTCTGGATCGTTCTGGCGGTGGCGGGGGGCTGGCGAGTGACGACTGCCTCGAAGGATGCGAAACTCGTCGCGATCGCGGTGGCGATGGGCTTCGGGGCGCTGGTGTTCACGCTCATCGAAATCTTCGCCCCGGAGACGGGGCTGCTCGAGACGATGGCACCGGCGATGCTCCCGATTTCGATCGTCATGATCGCGGACTTGGTTGGCTTCGCCGACAGTCCGACGCTCGGCGATCCGGAGGAGGTCCCAGAATGACCCACTCGACCGGCATCGCCGTCTCCGAGGCCTTTGCCGAGTACCTCGATGAACTCCGGCGGACGGCCCACTTCCCGCGCTGTGCATCGCTTCGCACCCAAGGCTCGCCCGGCCTGAATCCGGGCTTCACCCTTTCATGAACACTAACAGACTGACAGCAGCGCTGCTCGCGATGCTCGTCCTCGTCTCGGCGGTCGCCGGGACGGCGGGCGTCGCCCTGGCACAGTCCTCCGCGGGGGCTCCGATGCCGGAGACTTCGGCGGAGTACACGAACGAGAACTACAACATGTCCTGGTCGTCGCCACTCACCTACGAGAACGACCAGGGCGAAACCGTAACCCTCGACGCGCGCGTCAACGAGTCGGCGGACAACCCGTACTCGTTCGTCGCGACCGACGTTGAGTTCGAGGATGCGGGCGCGTTCCCGCACGACAAGTCGGGCGTCTCCGCGCTCGACGCCTCGGAGTGGTCGACCTCTGGCGCTTCGATCTCGGCGACCGACGCCGACCGTGGCCAGCTGAACATCGCCACGGACGGCTCGGTCACGGCGGGCACGACGACCACGGCCACCTTCGACAACTTCTCGATCACCTCGGATGTCCAGAAGAAGCATCTCGCCATCGCGGCGGACGTGAACACGCTGGACGCCGGTGCCACCGTCGAGATTCGTGCGATGGACTCTGACGGCGACTACGTCGCGGCGACGGTCAACGCCTCGTCTGCGGAGTCCCAGAACCTCCTGGCCAACCAGACGGGCGAGGGCTTCGTCCTCCAGCGCCAGATGGGCAAGATGTCGGTGATGGGCTCGGGCGACGGGACCATGACCGAAATCCAGAGCGTCGAGGTCGTCGTGATGGATGGTGACGCCGATGTCACGGTCTCGATGCTGAACCTCGACAAGATGTCGAAGTACACGTACGGTGTCGAGAAGGCCGACACCGACGACGATGACGACCTCGAAGAAGAGGACATCCACGAGGTCGACTCCCCCGGTGCGATTTCGATCCACGCGCTCTCATCGATGGGCGACACGTTCAGCGAGGCAACGATCAACGGCCTCACGACGGACATCGTCAAGTCGACGAGCACGCTCGACGGCGAGGATGTCGAGTACGAGTTCAACCGGACTGAGGACCGACCGGGCTACTACGGCACGGCGACGGTCTACATCCCGTCCGGTCTCCCTGCTGCCTACGACATCTCGTTCAGCAACGCAGTGACCGAGGAAGAGCAGGTGTTCCTCGAGGACCGCTACCTCGAAGTGGCCTACGCTGAGGGCGTCGGCGACACGAACCCGAAGGACGTGGATTCTTGGACGGACATCACGTCGTCGTACTCCGAGCAGGATGCGAACGTCACCATCGACGACACGATCCAGCCGGGCCAGACGAGCTACGTCAAGTACCGCCTCCAACTCCAGCAGAGCGAGTACAACGCCGCGCAGAGCTTCCTGAGTAACCTCGGCTCCGGCGGCGGTGGCGGCATGGGTCCGGGCGGCACTGGTGGCGGCATCTTCAGCTGGATCAACGGCCTCTACGCGAGTATCGTCGCGGCAGTCGGCGGCCTCTTCGCCCGCGCCAAGGGCGTGGTCTAACATGTCCAGTTCCGACAGCGGTGTCGGCAAGTGGACGAGCCGGCTCCAGCAGATCGCGAGCGTCAACGAGGGCAGCTGGACGAACGTCGTCCCGAAGACGCTCCTCTTGCCGTTCATCGCGTTCCTGACCTCGGTCGCGGACGCGATCGGCGCCATTCTGGGCATCCCGATCAACATCGCGGATGCGACCGCCGAGGCCGGCGTGTTCGCTGATGCGGACGTTGTGTCTGAGGAGCTTTTCGTGGCGATAGTGCCCGTACTCCTCACGCCGGAGCTTCAGTTCGTCGCTGAAATCAAGCAGCAACGACCGGTCCTCGGGGCCGCCACCGCGATCACCTGCCCGGAGTCTCGAACGGAGTGTATCGACAGCCTGCTTCGGATCCGGCATGAACGATCCCAAACAGCGTGGGATGTTAAAGGAATGAGTCGAAGCCGGTGGAGGGATTTGAACCCTCGGCCTATTCCTTACGAAGGAATCGCTCTGCCAGCTGAGCTACACCGGCGCGCACTCAATCGTACTGCCATGGTTCAAATAAGGGTTCCGAAACGCCCCTACCGCGACAGCCGTACGTCGAGGCAGACGTTGAGTTCGTGGGGGGCGTACGAGCGCACGACGTGCCGGGTCAGCACGTCCACGTCGTACCCCGCTGCAGCGGCCCGAATCGCCCGCTCGCCCGGCCCGAACGGGTCGTCCTCGTGCTGGATGTCGTAGTAGTGGAGGACACAGTCGTCGCTCGCGAGCGTGACGGCGGCGTCGAGAAAGTCGTCGGCGCTGTGGGGGAGGTTCATCACGATGCGGTCGGCCCACCCGTCGTAGTCGACGGCCACGTCGCGCACGTCATCCTCGATGGCCGTCACGCGGTCCGCGACGCCGTTTCGCCGGGCGTTCTCCCGCAGATACTCGACGGCGGCGGGGTTGAGGTCGACGCCGACGACGGTCGCACCGCGTGCGGCCATCGGGATCACGAACGGGCCGACGCCGGCGAACATGTCCACGGCCTGTTCGCCCGCCTCGACCTGCTCCGTGACGCGGTGGCGCTCGGTCGCCAGACGGGGAGAGAAGTACACCCGCGAGAGGTCGAGCAGATACTCGAAGCCGTACTCGCGGTGGACGGTCTCGGTAACGGGACGATCGTCCGCCGCGTCGTCGGCAGTGGCGACGACCGTCCAGTCGCGCACCCGGAGGTCGCCTTTCACCTTCGAGGCCCGGTCGATCACGGCCCGGACGGGCAGGTCGGAGTCGAGGATGGCCTCGGCAATCTCGTGCGCTCGCTCGGAGTCGTCCTCGTCGAGGATCGCCACGTCGCCGAGGCGTTCGTAGGAGGGATCGAAGCCGAGTAGGTCGGCGGGCGTCTGCTGGCGGTCGTACGCGGGCACGTCCCGGTAGACCACCTCGTACGACTCGCCCGCCGCGTCGGGATCGGTCACGGGGAGGTAGAGCGTCCCGTCCGCGACGACGATTTCGTACTCGTCGTCGAGGAGGCCCGCCGCGGCGAGATCCTGTCGCGTTCGCTCGCCTGCCTCGCGGGACACGCGCACGCAGGGCCGGTCCATACTGGCGACTCGCTGTCCGGGGGAGTAAGGGCTACGGTCGGGGATCGGTCTCGGCAGGGCGGCGGTCGGTCGCGACAGCCCGGCGCACCGCCGCGACGACGCCGTCCACGTCGTCGACGACGGTCCCGCGGTCGCGGAGACGAGAAACGAGCCGTCGTCCCCGTGCGCCGGCGACGTTGCGAGCGTCGACGGGCCGGCCGTCGACGACGACGACCGGCGTGTCGGTATCGAGGACGGCGTCGAGATTCGGGCAGTTCCCCGGCGCGACGGTCACGTCCGCGACGACGACGGTATCCGCCCGACGGACCCGCTCGGCCACCGCCGTGCGCGCCTCGTCGTCGACGGGTGCGTACGGCGGGACGGTCACGAGGTCGGCGTCGATAGTCCGGGCCGTCTCGGCGTCGGCGTCGTCGGTGCTCACGGCGCCGACCGAGCACTCGATGCCGACGGCGCCGAGACGGTGAAGCAGGGGCGTGGCGGCCCCGCCCCCGCCGACGACGTGGACGGTGGCCGGGGTCGTCTCCGGCGCGTCGTCCGCGAACGCGGTCACCGAGGCCGTCCCCGTGACCGGATGTGTCGTCACCGTCGCTCGCGCGCCGAACGCCGCCGCGACGGTCTCGTCGGTCAGCACCGATTCGGGTGGCCCGGCCGCGCGAATCCGGCCGTCGTGGAGGAGGCGGAGTTCGTCACAGTAGCGCGCCGCGAGGTCGAGGTCGTGGATGGCCGCGACGACGGTCCGCCCCTCGTCGACGAGGTCGGCCACGAGATCCAGCGTCCGGACCTGATGGTTCACGTCGAGGTCGGAGGTGGGTTCGTCGAGGAGGAGGACGGGCGTATCCTGTGCGAGCGCGCGGGCGAGGAAGACCCGCTGCCGTTCGCCCCCACTCACTTCGGTTACGGGGCGGTCGGCGAGGTGATCGACCGCGGCGCGGTCCATCGCCTCGTCGACGGCGTCGCGGTCGGCGGCCGTCCGGGTGCCGAACCGGCTGATGTGCGGAGTGCGCCCCATCTCGACGATCCGGCGGACGGGGAACTCGAAGGTCGACGCGGTCGACTGCGGGACCGTCGCCACCAGCCGACTCGCCGCGCGCGAATCGAGTTCGGCCACGTCCTGCCCGTCGACCCGGACCGACCCTCGATTGGGAGTGAGAACGCCGTTGATCGTCCGGAGGAGCGTCGTCTTCCCCGCGCCGTTCGGACCGACGAGGCCCACCAGCCGTCCCTCGTCGACGGTCGTCGACACCGCGTCGAGGACGGCCGTGCCGCCGAGGGTGACGGAGATTCCGTCGACCTCGATGGCGGGCGTCACGGCGCGTGCACCTCCCGCTTGCGGAGCAGGTAGAGGAAGAAGGGCGCGCCGACCGCGGCGGTGACGATGCCGACGGGAAGTTCGGCGGTGCCGGCGCGGGCGACGGTGTCGGTGGCGACGAGGAAGGCGGCGCCCGCGAGCGCGCTCGTCGGCAGGAGGATGCGGTGGTCCGGGCCGACGAGCAGGCGCATAACGTGGGGGACGACGAGGCCGACGAAGCCGATGACGCCCGCGACGGCGACGGCAGCCGCGGTCAACAGGCTCGACACGGTGAGCAGGAGGCGTTTGGTCCGTTCGACCTCGATGCCGAGCGAGTGGGCGTCCTCCTCGCCGAGCAAGAGGACGTTGAGGTCGCGCGCGTACGCGAGAAGGCCGAGAAAGCCGGGGACGACGACCGCGGCGGCGATGGTCGCTTCCGTCCACGTGCTGTGGTGGAGGTGGCCCATCAGCCAGTAGATCGCCTCCCGGAGGTCGCGCCCCGCGCTGACGAGCATAAAGGAGACGGCCGCGCCGAGAAACGTCTGGACCGCGATCCCCGCGAGCAACAGGGTCTGGACGGGGGTCCGTCCGCCCTCCGACGCGAGGACGTAGACGCCGAAGGCGGCGACCAGCGCGCCGACGAAGGCGGCGATAGGGAGCGCGACCGGAACGGCGACTGGCGCGACGATGGCCGCGACGGCACCCGTCGCCGCCCCGGCGGAGACGCCGACGATGGAGGGATCGGCCATCGGGTTCCGGAAGAAGCCCTGCATCACCGTCCCTGCCGACGCGAGCGCGAAGCCGACGACCGCGCCGAGGACGATCCGCGGAAGGCGAATCGACATGACGATCGTCCGGTGGCTCTCCGGGGCGTTCGCCGTACTGCCGAGAACCGCTGCGAGCGCGATCTCCGCGACACTCCTGGCACCGATCTCGACGGGTCCGATCGTGGCGCTGGCGAGCGTCACGGCCACGAGCGCACCGAGTAGCCCGCCGACCCACGCGCCCGTGCGGACGCTCGTTCTCATGGGTTACAGCCGCGCTTGCAGTAGGTAAATATTTGTTGCATACCGCCACAGAATCGACCAGTGCGACTCGTCTCGGCGGTCCTCGTGTTTACCCTCGTCGTGGCGCTCGGCGTCGGAGCGACGGCCCCGACGGCCACGGCGGCCGATTCGTCGGACTCACTTGCCCAGCGAACTGCCGGCGACTGTTCGTTCCCAGTGACGCGGACCGACGCCACCGGGACCGCCGTGACGCTCTCCGAGCGCCCGGAGCGGATCGCTACCCTCAGTCCGAGCGCCGCGCAGACGCTCTGGGAGATCGGCGCTCGCGACCGTGTCGTCGGCGTCTCCGAGTTCGCGGGCTACCTCGACGGCGCCGCGTCTCTGCCCGTCGTCAACACGGCCAGCGGCGGCATCCAGTCCGAACGGCTGGTAGCGCTCGATCCCGACCTCGTGATCGCGCCCGGGACGATCTCGAACGAGACGGTCGCGACGCTCCGCGACCAGGGCCTGACCGTCTACGCTATGGACTCCCCGGCGACCATCGAGGGCGTCGCCGACGCGACGACGCGTCTCGGCCGCCTCACCGGCGAGTGTGCCGGCGCCGCCGAGACGAACGCCTGGATGCGCGCGAACGTCGCCGCCGTCCGCGAAGCCGTCGACGACGACCCCCGCCCGACCGCACTCTACGTCTTCTCCGACGGCTGGACGGTCGGTGCGGACACGTTCATCAGCGACGTGATGACGGCCGCGGGGACGCGCAACGCCGTTGCCGGCGTGGTGTCGGGTTACGCGCGGGTCAGTCCGGAAGTCGTCCGGGAGCGCGATCCCGCGTGGATCGTCTACAACTCCCGCGACGGCATCCCCGACGCGGCCGCGTATCGGGGGACGAAGGCGGTGCAGGAGAACCGGACCGTCGAGGTGAACGTGAACTACCTCAACCAGCCGGCGCCCCGGAGCATCGTCCGCACCGTCCGAACCATCGCCACCGCGATCCACCCCGCTGCCGTCGACGAGTCGAGTTACGTGCCGCGGTCGGCCGTCGAGTCGGCGAACGCGACTGCGACGGCCACCGCCACGCCGACGCCGACGGACCGCGCGACGACCGGCGGCGGCCCGGGGTTCGGCGTCGGCACTGCCCTCGTCGGAGTCCTGTTCGCTCTCCTCGTCGCCCGCGGACGCCGTCGCTGACGCCGCCGCTATCCAAAACCGTATTACGGCCGGCCCGCCGCGTAGGCGTATGGTAGAGAACGTCATCTGGCCCGCCTATCTCGACGCGTCGAAGACGCGTGCGGAGGGGCGGCGCGTCCCTCGCGATCAGGCGGTCGATGAGCCGACCGTCGACGAAATCGCCGAGGCCGTCCAGCAGGTCGGCTACGATGCGGTCATCGAACGCGACAAGACCTACTCCCGGGAGTTCGAACCCCGTGGACGGGTGCTGGTGCAGGGCGCCGACGACGCGACGAAAAACGACCTCGTGCAGGCCGTCGCGGCCTACGTGGGGATTCTCCGGGACTGATCTCGTGTACCGTCTCGGCACCGTCACCCGGACCGCACAGGGATTGGCTATCGTCCGCTGTGACGAGGGCGCGGACGCGCCCGACATCGGCCTGACCGCGGTCGACGAGTCGCTCTCGGGCGTCGGCCGCGTCGTCGACGTGTTCGGTCCCGTGGACCGCCCGTATCTCGCCGTCTCGCCGGCCGACCGCGTTCGCCTCCCCGACCTCCTCGGGACGAAACTCTACGCGCGATGAGTGGACGGATGCCGCAACCCCCAAACCGCCCGCCGTCTAACGGACGACTACCATGAACGCGCGCGAGGTTCGCGGCGTCGCCGTCGCCGCGTTGCTCTTCTTGCTCATCCAGGTCGGCGCACTCGCGATGGTCGGTCCCTTCGAGACGGCGGGCTATCAGGCCGTCGAGGACCCCTCCGATCCGACCAACAGCCTCGTCTACATCGGTGCCATCCTCGTCGCCACGGCGCTGATGCTCGCGGCGTTCAAGTACGCCTTCGAGCAGGCGGTCAAGGCCGTCGTCGTCGGCTCCAGCGCCCTCGTCTCGTGGTACGTCTTCGCCGTCGTCGCCCCGCCACTGGTCACGGTCGCGTCGGTCAACCTCGTCGCCGTCGCGCTCTCGGTGGGCGTCGCCATCGCCCTCCTGCTGTATCCGGAGTGGTACGTCATCGACGCCGCGGGAGTGGTGATGGGTATCGGCGCCGGCGCCCTCTTCGGCATCAGTTTCGGCCTGCTCCCGGCCGTCGTCCTCCTCTCCGTGCTGGCCGTCTACGACGCCATCAGCGTCTACGGCACCGAACACATGCTCAGCCTCGCGGAAGGCGTGATGGAACTGCGCATCCCCGTCATCCTCGTCGTCCCGCTCTCCTTCTCGTACTCCCTGCTGGCGGACGACTTCTCGGGGGCGAGTGGGGTACACGAGGACGAAGACGAGTCCGAGAACGCCGGCGACGACGCCCCCGACACTCCCACCCCAGCGACCGACGGTGAAGGGGAAAGCGACGACCCGGATTCGGACACGGTGGCCAACCGCGACGCCTTCTTCATCGGCCTCGGCGACGCCGTCATGCCGACCGTCATGGTCGCCAGCGCCGCCTTCTTCTCGCCGGCGGCGTCGCTCGGCGTCGCTGTCCTTCCCGCGCTCAACCTCCCCGCACTGCTGTCGATGATCGGGACGTTCCTCGGCCTCGGCATCCTGCTCTGGGCCGTGATGAAAGGCCGCGCGCACGCCGGCCTTCCGCTCCTGAACGGCGGCGCTATCGGCGGCTACCTCCTCGGGTCGGCCCTCGCGGGCATTCCCCTGATCCGGGCGCTGGGGCTGGCGCCGTACCTCTAGTCCGCCTTCGCTTCCGCGCCTGCCCGCACCTTCACGGCCATCCCCGCCTCGAAGTCACGCATGGCGTCCGCGGCGAGTTCCGCCCGCCCGACCGCGAGTACGTCGCCGTCGGTGTGGACCACCGCCACCTCGTCGTTCGGGCGCACGTCGTCGTCGACGGCCTGCACGAACTTCGCGAAGACGTTCTTCCCGTCACGGACGAAGGGTTCGCTCTCGGAGCCAACGACGACACGGGCCGCCGGTTTGGGAAGCGTCGCGACCAGTCGGCGGCCACCTTCGAGGCCGAGCGTGAAGCGGCCGTCCGTCCCGTAGGAGACGAGACGCCCTGCCTCGGCGCGCACCTGTCGCGGCCGTCCGCTCGTCGAGTGGGTGACCTCGAACTCCTCTGTCGGCGGAAAGAGTGCCGCTCCCGCGCCGGCACCGAACTGGTAGTCGGCCACCGTCCGGAGGCGGGCGAGTTCGTCGTCCATGGGCACCGTCACCCGGCCACGCTCAAAAGGCTTCCCAGTGTGGTGTCACTCCGATTCGAGCCCCTCGGTCAGCCAGTCGGGGGCTGCGTGCGTATCGAGCGTCTCCACGACGTCGAGGACCTTGTGCCGGAAGGCCCGGAGCGCCGCCTCGCCGGTCGGCGTCAGCGTGATCGGGTCGGACCGACCGACACTGTCGTCGTCGATGGTGACGTACTCGCGGGTTTCGAGTTCGGCCAACGCGCGCTCCCGGAAGGTGCGGTACGCGCCCTTCTGCTGGCTGGGGCCGATGTCACCGAAGCCGGTCACCTGCCCGGCGGGCACGTCCGCGCTCCGAACGATCCGTTCGGCGAACGGAATCGCCCCGTCGAGTTCGGCCTGCAGCCGGATCGCCTCGTCGATCAGGTCGCGTTTCTTGGGCGTGTACACGTCCGTATCGAGCGTGGCGATGATCGCCATCGTCGCCACCTCGTCGCGCGAGGGCGACTCGATGGGGTAGTCGGGGACGACGGACACCTCGTTCTCGCGGTCCGTGACCGTCTCCATGTCGGCCGTCGGCACGTGGTACGCCTCGGCGTCCGTATCGTCGTCCATACAGGCGAGCGCGGCGCCGATGGTCGCGAGTCGACTCCCGGTCGAGACGTTCACCCGCACCGTGTCGTCCGGGGCGTGACGGTCCGCGAGCGTCGTCACCAGCCCCAGTATCGCGTACACCGTCCCGTGGTCGACCGACTCGACCGCGGTCTCGACCCCCTCGGACGCGAGTCGCTCGACGACCGTCTCGGCCCGCGCTACCGACGACTCCGCCTCGTCGGCCAGGAGGTACACGCGGTCGGCGGCCATCTTGCGCACCGGCGAGACCATCCGCTCGATATCCTCCCCCACCGGTACGATGTGAACGCGCTTGGCAAACATCCGTACCGTCCGATAGGATGGTGGGGTAGTAATTCTATGGCCGTTACAATCGTTACTGGCGCTCGTCGTGGGGCTGTGGTTCTCGCGTCCAGTCGAGCGGACCGCCACCGCAACGCTTAGACGCCGACCGGCCGGACGAGCCACTATGGCACACCGACTCGGCGAGAGCGACTGGGGTGACTGGCTCCCGACGGCCGTGGCCGACGCCGACCCCGACGGCGTCGCAGTCTGGTATCTGGGGTGTAACGGCTTCGTCCTCAAGGGTCGCGATGGGACGACACTCTTCATCGACCCCTACTGTGGTCTCGGCGATCCACCGCGGACGCTCCGGATGCTCCCGGTACCCTTCGACCCGTCGGACGTGCAGGACGCGGACGCGATTCTCGCCACGCACGAACACTCAGATCACGTCCACGGCCCGACGCAGGCGCCCATCCTCGCGGCGACCGGCGCCGACTACTACGCCCCCGACGCCAGCATGGCGATCGTCGAGCGACAGGGATGGATCGACGAGTGGAGCGCCGTCGCCGAACAGTTCGTCACCGTCTCGGAGGACGAGACGTTCGACATCGGGGAGTTCACGATCCACGTCGTTCCCGTGAACGACCCCGACGCCGACCACCCCGTCGGGTACGTGATCGAACACGACGCGGGCACCGTCTTCCACGGCGGTGACACGCGCCACGCCGACTCCTTCACCGGCCTCGCCGACCGGTTCGACATCGACCTCGGCGTCCTCGCGTTCGGGTCGGCCGGGCGCATTCCGGACAAGCAGACCCGCGAGCCGAAACGGACGCAGTGGTACGCCGACGAGAACGAGGTGATCCGCGCGGCGAACGCGCTCGAACTCGATCGTCTGATCCCGAGTCACTGGGACATCTGGAAGGGATTGAACGCCGATCCGACCGTTCTCCACCACCACGCCCGGAGTTTCGACTACCCCGAACGACTGGAGATCGTCGAGATCGGG
This window encodes:
- a CDS encoding endonuclease/exonuclease/phosphatase family protein — encoded protein: MSHGTALRVLSWNVQGAVPPNGSIERIQNQVTYLEDSAGLPDIVLLNEVTTIQRERWRDFLTEIGYGEIVDTLEWAAELRESTVPPHQDYNHVNGNLIAVHETSPASDLERMPASIRYGPWEGSDLKDWDTNVPEKILNANVSLGDTTLELWNVRAVPGSMHGEEKIKILENAYNRIRKGSGMPCILAGDFNSPNRELADGTIIPWRYEDKGEIAERWVEAEMNILRGLEDQGMVDVFREQHGYGDLDILDVSHATQTEEPLAVAPAEVEGKRFDHMIASTDLNPQECWYEHEGFSCSDHAPLIAEFSP
- a CDS encoding class I SAM-dependent methyltransferase, with the protein product MDRPCVRVSREAGERTRQDLAAAGLLDDEYEIVVADGTLYLPVTDPDAAGESYEVVYRDVPAYDRQQTPADLLGFDPSYERLGDVAILDEDDSERAHEIAEAILDSDLPVRAVIDRASKVKGDLRVRDWTVVATADDAADDRPVTETVHREYGFEYLLDLSRVYFSPRLATERHRVTEQVEAGEQAVDMFAGVGPFVIPMAARGATVVGVDLNPAAVEYLRENARRNGVADRVTAIEDDVRDVAVDYDGWADRIVMNLPHSADDFLDAAVTLASDDCVLHYYDIQHEDDPFGPGERAIRAAAAGYDVDVLTRHVVRSYAPHELNVCLDVRLSR
- a CDS encoding ATP-binding cassette domain-containing protein, producing the protein MTPAIEVDGISVTLGGTAVLDAVSTTVDEGRLVGLVGPNGAGKTTLLRTINGVLTPNRGSVRVDGQDVAELDSRAASRLVATVPQSTASTFEFPVRRIVEMGRTPHISRFGTRTAADRDAVDEAMDRAAVDHLADRPVTEVSGGERQRVFLARALAQDTPVLLLDEPTSDLDVNHQVRTLDLVADLVDEGRTVVAAIHDLDLAARYCDELRLLHDGRIRAAGPPESVLTDETVAAAFGARATVTTHPVTGTASVTAFADDAPETTPATVHVVGGGGAATPLLHRLGAVGIECSVGAVSTDDADAETARTIDADLVTVPPYAPVDDEARTAVAERVRRADTVVVADVTVAPGNCPNLDAVLDTDTPVVVVDGRPVDARNVAGARGRRLVSRLRDRGTVVDDVDGVVAAVRRAVATDRRPAETDPRP
- the btuC gene encoding vitamin B12 ABC transporter permease BtuC, coding for MRTSVRTGAWVGGLLGALVAVTLASATIGPVEIGARSVAEIALAAVLGSTANAPESHRTIVMSIRLPRIVLGAVVGFALASAGTVMQGFFRNPMADPSIVGVSAGAATGAVAAIVAPVAVPVALPIAAFVGALVAAFGVYVLASEGGRTPVQTLLLAGIAVQTFLGAAVSFMLVSAGRDLREAIYWLMGHLHHSTWTEATIAAAVVVPGFLGLLAYARDLNVLLLGEEDAHSLGIEVERTKRLLLTVSSLLTAAAVAVAGVIGFVGLVVPHVMRLLVGPDHRILLPTSALAGAAFLVATDTVARAGTAELPVGIVTAAVGAPFFLYLLRKREVHAP
- a CDS encoding PGF-CTERM-anchored ABC transporter substrate-binding protein; translated protein: MRLVSAVLVFTLVVALGVGATAPTATAADSSDSLAQRTAGDCSFPVTRTDATGTAVTLSERPERIATLSPSAAQTLWEIGARDRVVGVSEFAGYLDGAASLPVVNTASGGIQSERLVALDPDLVIAPGTISNETVATLRDQGLTVYAMDSPATIEGVADATTRLGRLTGECAGAAETNAWMRANVAAVREAVDDDPRPTALYVFSDGWTVGADTFISDVMTAAGTRNAVAGVVSGYARVSPEVVRERDPAWIVYNSRDGIPDAAAYRGTKAVQENRTVEVNVNYLNQPAPRSIVRTVRTIATAIHPAAVDESSYVPRSAVESANATATATATPTPTDRATTGGGPGFGVGTALVGVLFALLVARGRRR
- the srp19 gene encoding signal recognition particle subunit SRP19, whose amino-acid sequence is MVENVIWPAYLDASKTRAEGRRVPRDQAVDEPTVDEIAEAVQQVGYDAVIERDKTYSREFEPRGRVLVQGADDATKNDLVQAVAAYVGILRD
- a CDS encoding H/ACA ribonucleoprotein complex subunit GAR1 translates to MYRLGTVTRTAQGLAIVRCDEGADAPDIGLTAVDESLSGVGRVVDVFGPVDRPYLAVSPADRVRLPDLLGTKLYAR
- a CDS encoding presenilin family intramembrane aspartyl protease PSH, with the translated sequence MNAREVRGVAVAALLFLLIQVGALAMVGPFETAGYQAVEDPSDPTNSLVYIGAILVATALMLAAFKYAFEQAVKAVVVGSSALVSWYVFAVVAPPLVTVASVNLVAVALSVGVAIALLLYPEWYVIDAAGVVMGIGAGALFGISFGLLPAVVLLSVLAVYDAISVYGTEHMLSLAEGVMELRIPVILVVPLSFSYSLLADDFSGASGVHEDEDESENAGDDAPDTPTPATDGEGESDDPDSDTVANRDAFFIGLGDAVMPTVMVASAAFFSPAASLGVAVLPALNLPALLSMIGTFLGLGILLWAVMKGRAHAGLPLLNGGAIGGYLLGSALAGIPLIRALGLAPYL
- a CDS encoding PUA domain-containing protein, whose product is MDDELARLRTVADYQFGAGAGAALFPPTEEFEVTHSTSGRPRQVRAEAGRLVSYGTDGRFTLGLEGGRRLVATLPKPAARVVVGSESEPFVRDGKNVFAKFVQAVDDDVRPNDEVAVVHTDGDVLAVGRAELAADAMRDFEAGMAVKVRAGAEAKAD